A genome region from Bemisia tabaci chromosome 3, PGI_BMITA_v3 includes the following:
- the Hs6st gene encoding heparan-sulfate 6-O-sulfotransferase 1, whose amino-acid sequence MAKKNAGVQVDSDSAYLFSDSGSCDFKMEYKFRLNKLVFICALFVVISMVYFGFFFSDKVCALSNFKSPSCSEVSLRTPTPEHVVKLLSLLSDPFNSKLPNPGLSYDEIIHENFQFDMNAHDVMVFLHIQKTGGTSFGRHLVQDLDLQRPCTCQKKRKRCYCFRPNRNENWLFSRYSIGWKCGLHADWTELSSCVDAELIKNEGDSVKRRYFYISLLREPISRYLSEFRHVQRGATWKNSRHWCGGRVATEQELPKCYPGVVWSDVTFDSFTSCPYNLANNRQTRMMADLALVGCYNTSSYSKEDRDQILLASAKKNLANMAFFALTEYQKIGQYVFEETFNLRFAVTFSQHNSTLSNAVLATLTKDQIEKIRRLNSLDIELYEFAKSLMFSRFNKLQMRDPQFEERWNHLGELPNKTEFNWDDAIDDETTKTTSDT is encoded by the exons ATGGCGAAAAAAAACGCAGGGGTCCAAGTTGATAGTGACTCCGCTTACCTTTTTTCGGACAGTGGGTCTTGTGACTTCAAAATGGAATACAAGTTCAGACTCAATAAGCTAGTGTTTATTTGCGCTCTCTTTGTTGTTATCAGTATGGTttattttggtttctttttctcagataaagttTGTGCGCTCTCTAATTTCAAATCTCCAAGTTGTTctgaagttagtctaagaactCCAACCCCTGAACATGTCGTTAAACTCTTGTCCTTGCTCTCTGATCCATTCAACTCCAAGTTACCGAACCCTGGTCTAAGTTATGACGAAATTATTCATGAGAATTTTCAGTTTGATATGAATGCTCACGACGTAATGGTTTTTTTGCATATTCAAAAGACAGGAGGTACCTCTTTTGGTCGGCATTTAGTACAGGATTTAGATCTGCAAAGACCCTGTACATGTCAGAAGAAGAGAAAACGTTGTTATTGTTTTCGTCCCAACCGTAATGAAAATTGGCTGTTCAGTCGTTATTCTATCGGATGGAAGTGTGGACTCCACGCAGATTGGACAGAACTCTCAAGCTGTGTTGATGCTGAGTTGATAAAGAATGAAGGTGACTCAGTGAAAAGGAG GTATTTTTATATATCCCTTCTTAGAGAACCTATCAGCCGCTATTTATCTGAATTTCGCCATGTTCAACGAGGGGCCACCTGGAAAAATTCAAGGCATTGGTGCGGCGGTCGGGTGGCAACGGAGCAAGAGCTGCCCAAATGTTACCCAGGAGTTGTCTGGAGTGATGTTACCTTTGACAGTTTCACTTCTTGTCCTTATAATTTAGCAAATAACAG GCAAACTAGAATGATGGCTGACTTGGCTTTGGTTGGTTGTTACAATACATCTTCTTACTCAAAGGAGGACCGAGACCAGATTTTACTCGCAAGTGCAAAAAAGAACTTGGCCAACATGGCATTCTTTGCACTCACAGAGTACCAAaag ATCGGTCAGTATGTTTTTGAAGAGACTTTCAATCTGAGATTTGCTGTGACTTTTTCCCAGCATAACTCAACTCTGTCTAACGCCGTCCTAGCAACTCTTACAAAGGACCAAATAGAAAAAATCCGCAGGCTCAATAGCTTGGATATTGAACTCTATGAGTTTGCAAAGTCACTAATGTTTAG TCGCTTCAATAAATTACAAATGAGAGATCCTCAATTTGAAGAACGATGGAATCACCTTGGAGAGTTACCAAACAAGACTGAATTCAATTGGGATGATGCGATTGATGATGAAACGACAAAGACCACCTCAGACACGTAG
- the LOC109038585 gene encoding hydroxyacyl-thioester dehydratase type 2, mitochondrial gives MIHLQVGQTVTIKRTVTQAELEQFMKISGDCNEVHMQKPALVHGALLNSFVSAVIGTRLPGHGTLLLGQNLRFPNPCYLGEEITIVVTIESVKKIVVCSFNCSVIDDINSPKAVLTGTAKLLCKS, from the coding sequence ATGATTCACCTTCAAGTAGGTCAGACAGTCACAATCAAACGAACTGTAACACAAGCAGAGTTGGAGCAGTTCATGAAAATATCTGGCGACTGCAATGAAGTTCACATGCAAAAGCCTGCTCTTGTTCATGGTGCCTTATTAAACAGCTTTGTGTCTGCGGTAATTGGAACGAGGTTACCTGGTCACGGAACCTTGCTCTTGGGACAAAATTTACGGTTTCCCAACCCCTGTTATTTAGGTGAAGAAATTACAATTGTTGTTACAATTGAATCggtcaaaaaaattgttgtatGCTCTTTCAATTGTAGTGTGATAGACGATATAAATAGCCCAAAGGCTGTGCTCACAGGCACTGCCAAGCTGTTGTGTAAAtcttag
- the LOC109038584 gene encoding armadillo repeat-containing protein 7: MFSTPERLAARTPKDGVGRFEFLELLVKEFKTTKSTEAKEQVLANLANFAYDPVNYQFLRKLSVIDIFLDQLGESNKTLRQYALGGLCNLALDRENKSYILHCGGVNKIALFLNNSDEDTVLSAITTLMFLVNPQSKKEIKKPDTLKSILEHSRNENKRISNLANIFLQDYCTSEEINAVLLMEEIQNIPVPGPSTSQT; this comes from the exons ATGTTCAGCACACCTGAGCGTCTAGCAGCCCGTACGCCCAAGGATGGGGTTGGACGATTTGAGTTCTTGGAGCTACTTGTCAAAGAGTTCAAAACTACGAAATCAACAG aGGCCAAAGAGCAGGTGTTGGCAAATTTAGCAAACTTTGCCTACGACCCAGTGAACTATCAATTTCTCAGAAAACTGTCTGTGATCGATATTTTTCTCGATCAACTTGGAGAAAGTAACAAAACCTTACGACAATATGCGCTTGGAGGCTTGTGTAATCTTGCTCTAG atCGTGAAAATAAGTCCTACATTTTGCACTGTGGGGGTGTCAATAAAATTGCCTTATTCTTAAACAATTCGGATGAAGATACAGTACTATCTGCCATAACCACACTGATGTTCCTTGTCAATCCTCAGTCAAAAAAAG AAATCAAGAAGCCAGATACTTTGAAAAGTATCCTAGAACATTCAAGGAACGAGAACAAGCGGATATCAAACCTTGCAAACATTTTCTTACAAGACTATTGCACTTCTGAGGAGATAAATGCTGTATTATTAATGgaggaaattcaaaatatcCCTGTCCCTGGACCATCTACTTCTCAGACTTAA